In Oryza brachyantha chromosome 1, ObraRS2, whole genome shotgun sequence, the following are encoded in one genomic region:
- the LOC102702625 gene encoding protein PLASTID TRANSCRIPTIONALLY ACTIVE 12, chloroplastic, translating to MASCSHTWLLTGMAPRAAASTAQAIPRPLESSKVFAGLPHRGRVLFSGLSSRARRGRIRSVKDDSLHFDQSKIEAPPYSSYFDSTSGQLEPASGARASIPGQEYWPEGTAARARAARAPAPMGESTGTPSFGKKPGSRRKGYKEQVASATAGGGAETSGDEGESAVAIESSSDEALEETKDSLDEYVVYEMPKEENLSEYEMDKMMGRPHPFVDPEKAMSLGEAKSSEELWWHWRRKSEENEMWSRWQRRRPDVDTVFAKAMAETGQIKIFGDHPSRTEAALAKTRRHLFKEERLEAERRRLEEMGPIAYYSEWVEAYKNKDTSREAVQKHFEETGEDENTQLITMFQHQTAGEFRIMMGTDVRIQRDPLAMRMREDQIKQIWGGDPVYPTVNYVHDPDEVADYRGPEFHEPTPEVVPYLMEHGIMITKEELYARLNEEMEDINQDITYLPEVRDPMATAVDIGEHSYNEDSDEEEDDADKAVAQPESLEDDDDDGDDGEEAEGKDSRNWSVQKTTGQAQKPKEKLKKDQMSLKEAIDDSENLTDFLMDFEEDE from the exons ATGGCGTCTTGCTCCCACACTTGGCTCCTCACAG GCATGGCGCCGCGGgcggccgcctccaccgcgcaGGCGATTCCTCGGCCCCTCGAGTCCTCG AAGGTGTTTGCTGGATTGCCTCACCGAGGGAGGGTGCTGTTTTCTGGCCTATCGAGCAGAGCGCGAAGAGGCAGGATCAGGAGCGTCAAGGACGACTCGCTCCATTTTGATCAGTCTAAGATCGAGGCGCCGCCGTACTCCAGTTACTTCGACTCCACGTCGGGCCAGCTCGAGCCGGCGTCGGGTGCGCGGGCAAGCATACCTGGGCAGGAGTACTGGCCCGAGGGAACTGcagcccgcgcgcgcgctgccCGCGCACCTGCACCAATGGGGGAATCAACTGGGACACCGTCGTTTGGTAAGAAGCCAGGGAGTAGAAGGAAAGGGTATAAGGAGCAGGTAGCATCAGCAACGGCAGGGGGAGGCGCAGAGACCAGTGGAGATGAGGGAGAGTCAGCTGTGGCCATTGAGTCCTCATCAGATGAAGCACTGGAGGAGACAAAGGATTCATTGGATGAATATGTCGTTTATGAGATGCCAAAGGAAGAAAATTTGAGTGAATATGAGATGGACAAGATGATGGGGCGGCCACACCCATTTGTTGACCCGGAAAAGGCAATGTCGCTAGGGGAAGCGAAATCTAGTGAAGAGCTCTGGTGGCATTGGAGGAGGAAGTCTGAGGAAAATGAAATGTGGTCAAGATGGCAGAGGAGGCGCCCTGATGTTGACACG GTCTTTGCAAAAGCAATGGCAGAAACTGGGCAGATTAAAATATTTGGGGACCACCCTTCCAGAACAGAAGCTGCTCTTGCCAAGACAAGAAGACATTTATTCAAAGAGGAGAG GTTAGAAGCAGAGCGAAGGAGACTTGAAGAAATGGGGCCAATAGCATACTATTCAGAATGGGTTGAAgcatataaaaacaaagacaCTTCACGGGAAGCCGTACAGAAGCACTTTGAGGAGACTGGTGAAGATGAGAATACTCAACTTATAACAATGTTTCAACATCAAACCGCTGGGGAATTTCGCATCATGATGGGCACTGATGTTCGTATACAACGAGATCCTTTGGCAATGAGGATGAGGGAAGACCAGATCAAACAga TTTGGGGTGGTGATCCTGTTTACCCAACTGTGAACTACGTTCATGATCCTGATGAAGTAGCAGACTACAGAGGTCCAGAATTTCATGAGCCTACCCCTGAAGTTGTACCTTACTTGATGGAG CATGGTATAATGATCACAAAGGAAGAGCTATATGCACGTTTAAATGAAGAGATGGAAGATATCAATCAAGACATTACG TATCTTCCTGAAGTCAGAGATCCCATGGCTACTGCTGTTGATATTGGAGAGCATTCT TACAATGAAGATagcgatgaggaggaggatgatgcTGACAAAGCTGTTGCACAGCCTGAGTCACTAGAG gatgatgacgatgacggGGATGATGGTGAGGAAGCTGAAGGGAAGGACAGTCGTAACTGGAGTGTTCAAAAGACTACTGGACAGGCTCAAAAGCCAAAG GAAAAGTTGAAGAAAGATCAAATGTCGCTAAAAGAAGCTATTGATGATTCTGAGAACTTGACTGATTTTCTTATGGACTTCGAAGAAGATGAGTAA
- the LOC102702345 gene encoding receptor-like protein kinase FERONIA, with product MGGSRFVLALLLLALAACGVRGQGGGSAAAPAPAAAGPFVPRDDILLDCGATGKGNDTDGRVWSGDAGSKYAPASLGSATAAGQDPSVPQVPYLTARVSAAPFTYSFPLGAGRKFLRLHFYPANYSSRDAADARFSVSVPAANVTLLSNFSAYQTTTALNFAYIVREFSVNVTTATLDLTFTPEKAHPNAYAFVNGIEVVSSPDLFDISTPNRVTGDGNNQPFPIDPGTSLQTMYRLNVGGQAISPSKDTGGFRSWDDDSPYVFGAAFGVSYPKDDNVTITYPSNVPQYMAPVDVYGTARSMGPDKNVNLAYNLTWIMQVDAGFTYLVRLHFCEIQSPITKPNQRVFNIYINNQTAFQGADVIAWAGSNGIGSPVYQDFVVLTVGSGAMDLWVALYPDVQSKPQYYDAILNGMEVFKLPLSNGSLAGLNPVPSVQPSLDGGSVKKSSVGPIVGGVIGGLVFLALGYCCFFVICKRRSRVGKDAGMSDGHSGWLPLSLYGNSHSSGSAKSHTTGSYASSLPSNLCRHFSFAEIKSATNNFDESLLLGVGGFGKVYRGEIDGGVTKVAIKRGNPLSEQGVHEFQTEIEMLSKLRHRHLVSLIGYCEEKNEMILVYDYMAHGTLREHLYKTKNAPLTWRQRLEICIGAARGLHYLHTGAKHTIIHRDVKTTNILLDEKWVAKVSDFGLSKTGPSMDHTHVSTVVKGSFGYLDPEYFRRQQLTEKSDVYSFGVVLFEVLCARPALNPTLAKEEVSLAEWALHCQKKGILDQIVDPHLKGKIAPQCFKKFAETAEKCVSDEGIDRPSMGDVLWNLEFALQMQESAEESGSIGCGMSDEGTPLVMTGKKDPNDPSIESSTTTTTTTSISMGDQSVASIDSDGLTPSAVFSQIMNPKGR from the coding sequence ATGGGAGGCTCCAGATTCGTGctcgcgctcctcctcctcgccctgGCGGCCTGCGGGGTGCGGGGGCAAGGCgggggcagcgcggcggcgccggccccggcggcggcggggccgttCGTGCCGCGGGACGACATCCTGCTGGACTGCGGCGCGACGGGGAAGGGGAACGACACGGACGGGCGGGTGTGGAGCGGGGACGCCGGGTCCAAGTACGCGCCGGCGAGCCTCGGCTCCGCTACCGCCGCGGGGCAGGACCCCTCGGTGCCGCAGGTGCCCTACCTCACCGCGCGGGTCTCCGCGGCGCCGTTTACCTACTCCTTCCCGCTCGGCGCCGGCCGCAAGTTCCTCAGGCTCCACTTCTACCCGGCTAACTACTCCagccgcgacgccgccgacgcgcgcTTCTCCGTCTCCGTCCCGGCCGCCAACGTCACGCTCCTCTCCAACTTCAGCGCCTACCAGACCACCACCGCCCTCAACTTCGCCTACATCGTCCGCGAGTTCTCCGTCAACGTCACCACCGCGACACTCGACCTCACCTTCACGCCGGAGAAGGCCCACCCCAACGCCTACGCGTTCGTCAACGGCATAGAGGTTGTCTCCTCCCCCGACCTCTTTGACATCTCCACCCCCAACCGGGTCACTGGAGATGGCAACAACCAGCCGTTCCCGATCGACCCTGGCACGTCTCTGCAGACAATGTACCGACTTAATGTCGGCGGACAGGCCATCTCCCCCTCCAAGGACACAGGCGGGTTCCGGTCCTGGGATGATGACTCACCTTACGTTTTTGGTGCGGCGTTTGGGGTATCCTACCCCAAAGATGACAATGTCACCATTACGTACCCTAGCAATGTGCCGCAGTATATGGCGCCGGTGGATGTCTATGGTACTGCAAGGTCAATGGGGCCAGATAAGAATGTGAACTTGGCCTACAATCTCACTTGGATAATGCAGGTGGATGCTGGGTTCACATACCTCGTGAGGCTTCATTTCTGTGAGATACAGTCTCCAATCACTAAGCCCAATCAGCGGGTGTTCAACATTTACATCAACAATCAGACTGCTTTTCAGGGCGCTGATGTGATTGCGTGGGCTGGCAGCAATGGAATTGGCAGTCCTGTGTATCAAGATTTTGTAGTGCTCACAGTGGGTTCAGGGGCTATGGATTTGTGGGTTGCGCTCTATCCAGATGTCCAGAGCAAACCACAGTACTATGATGCTATCCTCAATGGAATGGAGGTGTTCAAGTTGCCGCTTAGTAATGGGAGCCTTGCTGGTCTCAATCCTGTTCCAAGTGTTCAGCCATCTTTGGATGGTGGGTCAGTGAAGAAGTCGAGTGTTGGGCCTATAGTTGGTGGAGTGATTGGAGGTCTGGTGTTTCTTGCACTTGGATATTGCTGTTTCTTTGTGATCTGCAAGCGTCGTAGCAGAGTGGGGAAGGACGCAGGCATGAGTGATGGGCATTCTGGATGGTTGCCACTGTCACTTTATGGCAATTCGCACTCATCTGGCTCAGCCAAATCGCATACTACTGGGAGCTATGCTTCATCATTGCCATCCAACCTCTGCCGCCATTTCTCATTTGCGGAGATCAAGTCTGCAACAAACAACTTTGATGAGTCCCTTCTCCTTGGTGTGGGTGGCTTTGGTAAAGTGTATCGTGGGGAGATCGATGGTGGTGTGACCAAGGTGGCTATCAAGCGTGGGAACCCACTATCTGAGCAGGGTGTGCATGAGTTCCAGACTGAGATTGAGATGTTGTCAAAGCTCCGCCACCGTCATCTTGTGTCATTGATTGGTTACTGTGAGGAGAAGAATGAGATGATCCTGGTCTATGACTACATGGCTCATGGAACTCTTCGTGAGCACCTATACAAGACAAAGAATGCTCCACTTACATGGAGGCAGCGCTTGGAAATCTGCATTGGTGCTGCCCGTGGACTTCACTACCTTCACACTGGTGCGAAGCACACAATCATCCACCGTGATGTGAAGACAACAAATATCCTCCTGGATGAGAAGTGGGTCGCAAAGGTGTCAGATTTCGGTCTGTCAAAGACTGGTCCATCCATGGATCACACACATGTGAGCACAGTTGTCAAGGGAAGTTTTGGTTACCTTGATCCTGAATACTTCCGCAGGCAGCAGCTCACTGAGAAATCTGATGTCTACTCCTTTGGTGTTGTGCTATTTGAGGTCCTCTGTGCTCGCCCTGCCTTGAATCCTACTCTTGCAAAGGAAGAAGTTAGCTTGGCAGAGTGGGCGCTGCACTGCCAGAAGAAGGGCATTCTTGATCAGATTGTTGATCCCCACCTGAAGGGAAAGATTGCTCCACAGTGCTTCAAGAAGTTTGCCGAGACAGCTGAGAAATGTGTTTCTGATGAGGGTATTGATCGTCCTTCGATGGGAGATGTGCTCTGGAACTTGGAATTTGCCCTTCAAATGCAGGAAAGTGCAGAGGAGAGTGGAAGCATTGGTTGTGGGATGTCAGATGAGGGCACTCCCCTTGTGATGACTGGAAAGAAGGACCCCAATGATCCATCAATTGAGTCAAGCACCACCACAACCACAACCACTTCCATAAGCATGGGTGACCAAAGTGTTGCTAGTATAGACTCCGATGGGCTGACGCCTAGTGCTGTCTTCTCGCAGATTATGAACCCCAAGGGACGGTGA
- the LOC102712402 gene encoding subtilisin-like protease SBT2.3, protein MGWARKEQWAVAWLCAAVLGVALAGAGAGAFEEGTAVYIVTMKQAPVFHKRLDLERSGSSRVAAAAGDTPSTSILMKPRPNPAQPVNYGSYLVRLQNSFLKRTLRGERYVKLYSYRYLINGFAVVITPQQAEKLSRRKEVANVMLDFSVRTATTHTPEFLGLPEGAWVQEGGPQCAGQGVVVGLIDTGIDPTHPSFADDLITDSYPVPAHYSGICEVTNDFPSGSCNRKLVGARHFAASAITRGVFNASQDHASPSDSDGHGTHTASIAAGNHGIPVVVAGHHFGDASGMAPRAHIAVYKALYKSFGGFAADVVAAIDQAAEDNVDIISLSITPNRRPPGLATFFNPIDMALLSAVKAGIFVVQAAGNTGPSPKSMSSYSPWIFTVGASAHDREYNNYVVLGNNLTITGVGLAPGTDGDSMYTLVAAPHALKNNAASPTEMSLGECQDSSHLDEDLIRGKILVCSYSIRFVLGLSSVKLALDTAKNVSAAGVIFYLDPFVIGFQLNPTPMDMPGLIIPSSDDSKVFLNYYNESLVRDETSNKIVSFGAVAKILGGLKPNYGFSAPKVMFYSARGPDPEDNSLANADILKPNLIAPGSSIWGAWSSLGLDSAEFAGESFAMISGTSMAAPHIAGLAALIKQKFPYFSPAAIGSALSTTTSLSDRQGNPIMAQRTYGNPNSTQSPATPFDMGNGFVNATAALDPGLIFDCSYDDFFSFLCGINGSAPVVMNYTGSSCGASTMAGADLNLPSITIAVLNQSRTITRTVTNVAGDESYTVSYSAPYGVAVSASPAQFFIPGGQRQLVTFVVSATMNSTSASFGNVGFYGDKGHRVMVPFSVISKVVHSS, encoded by the exons ATGGGCTGGGCAAGGAAGGAGCAGTGGGCGGTTGCATGGCTGTGCGCGGCGGTTCTTGGGGTGGCGctggcgggcgccggcgccggcgcgttcGAGGAGGGCACCGCGGTGTACATTGTGACCATGAAGCAGGCGCCGGTGTTCCACAAGCGCCTCGACTTGGAGAGGTCCGGGAGCAGCAgagttgccgccgccgccggggacaCCCCGTCCACCAGCATCCTCATGAAGCCAAG GCCTAATCCAGCCCAGCCTGTGAATTATGGTTCATACCTTGTTCGTCTTCAAAATTCGTTCTTGAAGAGAACGCTAAGAGGAGAGCGCTATGTAAAGCTCTACAGCTACCGCTATTTGATTAATGGTTTTGCTGTTGTCATCACTCCTCAGCAG GCAGAGAAGCTATCCAGGAGGAAAGAAGTGGCAAACGTAATGTTGGACTTCTCAGTTAGGACGGCAACAACTCATACCCCTGAATTCCTTGGCTTGCCAGAAGGAGCATGGGTTCAAGAAGGTGGCCCACAATGTGCTGGTCAGGGTGTAGTTGTTGGTCTCATCGACACAGGAATCGATCCAACTCACCCCAGCTTCGCAGATGACTTGATAACTGATAGTTATCCAGTTCCTGCTCATTACTCTGGCATATGTGAGGTTACGAATGATTTCCCATCTGGATCCTGCAACAGAAAACTTGTGGGAGCTAGGCATTTTGCAGCCTCTGCAATAACCAGGGGAGTGTTCAATGCTTCTCAAGATCATGCTTCACCATCTGATAGTGATGGACATGGGAC TCATACTGCATCCATCGCAGCTGGTAATCATGGGATTCCTGTTGTTGTGGCTGGGCATCACTTTGGGGATGCAAGTGGAATGGCTCCTCGTGCACA CATTGCTGTCTATAAAGCTCTGTACAAAAGCTTTGGAGGTTTTGCTGCTGATGTGGTCGCTGCAATTGACCAG GCAGCTGAAGATAATGTTGATATAATCAGCTTATCCATTACCCCAAATAGAAGGCCTCCTGGACTGGCTACCTTCTTTAATCCAATTGATATGGCTCTTCTTTCAGCTGTAAAAGCTGGCATATTTGTCGTGCAAGCTGCAGGAAATACTGGTCCTTCCCCCAAGAGCATGTCGTCGTACAGCCCATGGATTTTTACTGTAGGAGCGTCTGCCCATGATAGGGAGTACAACAATTATGTTGTACTTGGAAACAATTTGACCATTACAGGAGTTGGTCTTGCTC CTGGAACAGATGGTGATTCCATGTACACTCTAGTTGCTGCACCTCATGCCCTGAAAAACAATGCAGCCAGCCCTACTGAAATGTCCCTAGGGGAGTGCCAAGATTCAAGCCACCTTGATGAAGATCTGATAAGGGGAAAGATACTGGTCTGTAGCTATTCCATACGTTTTGTACTTGGCCTGTCTTCTGTGAAGCTAGCTTTAGATACTGCAAAGAATGTCAGTGCTGCAGGAGTTATATTCTATCTAGATCCATTTGTCATTGGATTCCAGCTGAATCCAACTCCAATGGATATGCCTGGACTTATAATACCATCATCTGATGACTCTAAG GTATTTCTAAACTATTACAATGAGTCCCTTGTGAGAGATGAGACTTCAAACAAAATCGTCAGCTTTGGTGCGGTTGCAAAAATACTAGGAGGCCTAAAGCCAAATTATGGCTTTTCTGCCCCAAAAGTAATGTTCTATTCTGCCAGGGGTCCTGATCCAGAGGACAACTCACTAGCCAATGCTGATATCTTGAAGCCAAATCTGATAGCACCGGGGAGCTCCATTTGGGGGGCTTGGAGTTCTCTTGGATTGGACTCTGCTGAATTTGCTG GTGAAAGTTTCGCGATGATCTCTGGTACAAGTATGGCTGCACCACACATTGCTGGGCTTGCTGCTCTAATCAAGCAGAAGTTCCCTTATTTTAGCCCAGCAGCTATAGGCTCTGCGCTATCGACTACTACAAGTCTCAGTGACAGGCAGGGAAATCCAATCATGGCACAGAGAACATATGGCAATCCAAATTCGACTCAATCTCCAGCTACACCTTTTGACATGGGGAATGGCTTTGTCAATGCTACGGCCGCTTTGGATCCTGGGCTCATATTTGATTGCA GCTACGAcgatttcttttcctttctatGCGGCATAAACGGCTCTGCTCCAGTAGTGATGAACTACACCGGCAGCAGCTGCGGCGCCTCCACCATGGCAGGAGCTGATCTAAACCTACCCTCGATCACCATAGCGGTGCTGAACCAGTCAAGAACGATCACAAGGACGGTGACCAACGTGGCGGGCGACGAGAGCTACACGGTCAGCTACAGCGCCCCTTACGGCGTCGCGGtctccgcgtcgccggcgcagTTCTTCATCCCCGGCGGGCAGAGGCAGCTCGTGACCTTCGTTGTCAGCGCCACCATGAACAGCACCTCCGCGAGCTTCGGCAACGTCGGGTTCTACGGCGACAAGGGTCACCGGGTGATGGTCCCGTTTTCAGTTATCTCCAAGGTTGTACACAGTTCATGA